The genomic stretch ACAGGCTTGTTCCTCGGCTGCGGCCTTGGCCCGCTTCACAGGGCCTCTGCGCGTGGACTGGGTACTGGGAGGGAGAAAAAAACCTCTCGGAGCCATCTGTATTTTTGCTCTCTTGAAATGGATGTTACCGCTGTGCCTTGCAGGCTTATTAGCAAAAGCCATACCAGGCTTGGGCACCCTTACCTCAGGCCGGCGTAGCGGTTCGTCTCTTCAAGATGAAGCGGGGTTGGGCCGTTTGTCTGCGGCTTCTTTAAGCCGGAATTCTGTCTTCAGGCCGAATTTCTTTAAACGATAGACCAGAGTGGGCCTTGAAATTCCCAAGAGTCTGGCGGCCTTAGTCTTATTGCCTCCGGACTTCTCCATGGCCTGGCGAATAAGGTTCTTGTTTACGGCTTCAAGGTCTATCCCCTCATCTGGTAACTCGCCAGGAAACCCACAGGATTCTTGCTTGAGAGGCCCTGATACCCGACCTTCCGGTAGGAAGAGATGCTTGGTCTCCAAGACCTCAGCGTTTTGGGTTAAGAGGGCGCGTTCGACAACGTTTCGAAGCTGTCTGACATTGCCTTTCCACGGATAAGAGATCAATATTTCTTTAGCTTCGTCAGAAATGGCGTGAAACCGCCTTCCAAACTTTTGATTGAACTTGCTCATATAGAACGTCGCAATAGGGATGATATCCTCCCTCCTTTCCCTGAGAGGAGGAATCCTTATCCTGGCAACGTTCAGGCGATAGTACAGGTCCTCTCGAAATTGCCCTGCATTTACAGCCTCCTCGAGGCTCCTGTTCGAAGCCGCAACAATCCTGACGTTCACCGCAATTGGTCGAGTTCCTCCAACACGATAAAACTCTTTCTTCTC from Deltaproteobacteria bacterium encodes the following:
- a CDS encoding sigma 54-interacting transcriptional regulator, giving the protein MNNQGSGKDSDVNRIEAIAPGSFEQERGVPSFQGVEPFIRQGFITENKKMKQILQLVKQIARVSDITVLIEGETGTGKELIAQAIHSMSSRANGPFIVLNSGAIPSSLVESELFGYEKGSFTGGLHHGKKGKFEIAHGGTILLDEISEMPLEAQTKLLRVIEKKEFYRVGGTRPIAVNVRIVAASNRSLEEAVNAGQFREDLYYRLNVARIRIPPLRERREDIIPIATFYMSKFNQKFGRRFHAISDEAKEILISYPWKGNVRQLRNVVERALLTQNAEVLETKHLFLPEGRVSGPLKQESCGFPGELPDEGIDLEAVNKNLIRQAMEKSGGNKTKAARLLGISRPTLVYRLKKFGLKTEFRLKEAADKRPNPASS